GTGTGTAAAACCTCTGCATtctcacaaacaacaacaaggacTTGACTCCGATGTCCTCAGTAATAGCTATAGCCCCGAGGTCAGCATTTCGTGCATCAGAAGCAGTTGGTTGATCCGCAACAAGAAAAGATAAGTCAAATTCATTGTATCATGAATCCTTTAATCATATCCTGCATGAAATAGGCGTTGTGTGCAGCGAAGacatataaagtaaataaatatagttTCTCAAAGATACACTTTTTGTTTGATGCTCAGGGTTTTATTTTCAGGACCTATATTTGAAAGGAGCAGAATACAGGCAGACCTCAATGCTGGACAGACAACCGAAGGGTTTGACTGAatgaaaaaaagtaaataaacataGCAGTTACAAGAAAGGAGATATAATAAACACAATCACATCTCCACAGACAGTACAGTATATGGTCTGGTCCCTTTACACATCACCTCGGCCTCTGGGATGGCTGTCAGTAATCCGTACTCCGTTTTAAGATGTATGGTCTCCGGGACTTGGTGGTGTGCGCCGCCTGCCTCTTTAGGATGTAGGGAGATTTTCGCTTCAGCAGAGTGTTACCGTTCTCCTCTAAATATTCTAGAGAGTCGTGAAATAGCTGtgaggggcagagagaggggggggcgggtGAGTGTCACACAATGCGGAGGAAATGGCAGACAAACACATGTTTTGTCACTGAGTGGCAGGGTAATGGGAGGCCACGCCGGTGTTGCTGTGATTACACGAGCTCTGTGCTCCCATGCATGGGAAAGCAGGTGCTGATCTGCAGTCAGTGTGTTCGGATCAAAAGAGCAacgagaaaaagagagaaaagctgcTGTAGGAAGAGCAGAGAGTGACAGGAAAatgatggagaggagaggggacgtCAGACGGAGGAGGGGTGAAAGAGAGGAGATTTAATGAGGTGTGTTTACAGCTAAGGAAGATGGATGGggccctgtgtgtttgtgtgtgtgtgtgtgtgtgtgtgtgtctgtctttgtgtaagCAGACACCAtatgtataagtgtgtgtaCTACCTTTAGATAactgtgttgtattttatttccttttactTTACTCCTTTTGTCAACTCAATCTCTGCAAGAGACTGCTGAcatttatcaaaacattttaaaacccaCGAATAATATCTGACTGTCCAATAACAAAGTATAAGTATATAGTCAAGTTATTTTTACTGACATTTTGTGTTAGAAGACCTTATTAAATATTGCATCTAGTTGGAAAAACATAGATTTGTTATTGTTAATAATGATGAATGTTTTACCTTATTTCAAAGAAGACTGAGATTTACTCAACTTTCAGGAGCAGCATCCAACATCAGAAAGTTGTAACTTGGGATGCTACAGTTTACTGGTGACATGTTTCATTTTCTTAATTTGTTTGTCCACATTTGAAAATTCATGTGGAGACAATTCATTTCGATTGTGATCTTTGAGTTAGTGATATGGCAgtaagtttgaaaaaaaacgtttaacTCATtacattaaagtgtgtgtgtgtgtgtgtgtgtgtgtgtgtgtgtgtgtgtgtgtgtgtgtgtgtgtgtgtgtgtgtgtgtgtgtgtgtgtgtgtgtgcgctcgtctcaccctctcctctcgGCTCTGCAGTGCTCTGCAGATGTGCTGCAGGCTGTACAGCTCCTCCTGCATCTGGAGGCTCTCTCCCCTCAGCTTGCCCTCCTCCCGCTCCTCACCGCTCCACGTGTCCTGCCTCAGGCTGCTCACCATCCTGCATAGGTTGGACAGGGACATACGCCAGTAGGGGGCACTCTGCTTGTTCTGTCTCATCTGCAAAAAAAGGGAACAagatgaggagggggaggtgttGGTTTGAAGAGGGTATCCAAAATTGACAGTTTTGCCAAACTCAGAGGATGGCAATGAATGGCGGTGGATCCTTGTTGGAAGTATGGGATTTAATTGGAGTCTTAACTGAGATGAGGTGAAAATTGGTTTGAGACCTAGAGGGGGAGGGAGCACAGAGTATTTAAACACAGCTGGAGAACATGACCGGGATCTTCAGAGCATGGaaagtgatttatttatttttcttttctctttttcaacatttatgaAAACGCCACGAAAGTGATGCTCGGACGGTTTGattcagacaaaaacacaaacatggaaaCTGTCAcacaattaatacattttaaaacaacagcCATGCCATAACATGTGTATAGCTTCTCATCCTCATGTTTGGTTGTGACTGtgatagaaataatataattggatacattttttttttttaaactgtgcaGGTATCGCTAAGTTTCTGCTGTTActcagtcaaacacacagattATGGGGGGgcagtttttatttcaaatgaccAGTGAGGTTTCTGCCATAAATTCAGAACCCTTAAAacgctgtgtttgttttgacagtTGTGCTTGTCTCAATTCTGAATCCCACCAATCAACGTTGCTGAACCTCCTGTTTCCTGTGTTAAGTTTTGCCATTTAGatttccttaaaaaaaatactggtATTAATAAGTTGCTTATCAGTCCGAATTCTTTTTGTATGTTTCCTCCACTCACTTAGTtggttctgctgcagcaggaaaGCTTGGGGGCGACTCCGTTTAAAAAGGCAGCGATGATGCTGCGGTACGATGAGAGCACGGATGCAGGCTGCTGAGTGTTAGGGCAGCAGTTAAGATCTATGTGTGCTATTTGTTAGCCATTGTGAGGCACTACAGACCCAGGGTGATACTTGTGCCACGTCTAACCTCATCTAGCTGCAGCCGGCTGTGTTATAATCCAGTTAGTGCGCTTTAAGATGGAGAAGGTCCCCTATGGGCCAACGCCACAAAGACCTCTTGGTGTCTCTGAGGATGATGGAAGCATTGAGACGCTGAGGAGAAATTTTTGTCTTCGAAGTTATTGTAAAAGGCCACGAGCCCTGCAAGACTCTGCCTGCATGCATCAATTATGAGCAGCTGAGGAAaactgtctcctctgatgttgTAAAGACTGTTGCCACTTCGAATATGGGACCCTTATGTTTCGCGCGGGGAAACATCGAATAAAGGTTCTGGAgacatcaaacaaacaacccaCCGGGAACCAAACATAAGCAGCCACTGACATTTAGAAATGATTCATGCGTTGACGATTTCAGtggttttcatttagttttaaatgaagtGTGCGAGTAgggttttaaatgtgaagaaaGGTCAGATGAAGGATTGTTTTGTTACGTCGCTTGATCGGAATATTGTCTCTTAGTGTTGGTCAAGAAAGGGCTTTGGTGAGTGGGATGAAGACTTAATGCAAGGCTTTAGTATTCTCTGTCTAATTAACAGTTGAACTTTCTGTCATTGATAAACTGCTAGAGCTAAATCAAACTTCCGATTCATACTTAATTGTATGTTTTGCATTGTtcttttaataattcaaatatcTAACTTAATATCTTTGCAATTATCaactttaataaacaaaacacagtcATCGCTGATAGAGAGCACAAAGATCATCACAGCCCAGAGTGACAGATGAGACCTGCTTGTAGAACAATGTAATCATCCTCAATAGAGATATATGTACGAAGGGAACTCTGACCAGAAGAAACCTTGTCAAGCAGGTTAATGACTAGAGTTGTCACTGAAAAAAAGAATCACACACAGTAAATTGTTGAGAAAAGGCCATAAGTATCTTCTATGCTGCACTTGACAGCCTCTCAAGCACTCTATCAGCCATCCAGGAAGTTATTATTACAATCATTGCCCCTGAGCAGCCTCAGAGCAAACGCAGCAATGAATCACATAGCTGATCGTCACCGTCACGTCTCCGTACGGGCATCACAGTTATATATCATTgactgagagggagggaggagggagatgtCTCGTGGCCATGCTGTCAGGTCCATCTGAATCATATTAGGCTCGACCATCTGTCTCCTCACGTCTCCAGTCCCTCTCTCACCTTTTTTCCCTCAGCTCCGTCCGACCTTTTAGCGCAGAGCACCACACAGATGTGATAAAGATCTGGAAGTTAAAGCTGAATAATTTCTCTCAGCTCCAGCTCTCATTTTCCCCTCTCACCTCAGAAGACCTGACTGCAGATCTGGGCTGTGTAGATGAAATCTACTTTTCTATCTCTTACTGGATAAAAGTGAGactttattcaatttcaagtcaaacaCAATGTCAAtccaaaaatacataaaagatAAATATGGGGCCCTGAGTGACCCACGTTCATTAAGGAGTTTATGTCTTCATTGATGTCTGCTTGTTTGTGGGTTTGCAGGATTGATCAAACATGGACAGATTgtcttgaaacttggtggaaggttggaATATGCGCAAAGGAAGAACCACTAGCTTTTGGAGCAGATTCAATTATTTTCCACTTTTTATTCTTTACCATTTTCTTGAATTTCGaaatgaataatgcagagatctTGATGCAAACAATGGCAGGAATATGAAAAGTACCAATTCTTGTGACCAGgtgaaatgtggtgcagatcTAGATAATTGTCTAGATGTATCTGatctcaaaacattttaaagcaaTATGGTAATAAAGTGACCAGGCTATGCAGAGGTTTACGGTCTCTCAGAGCCCTTCTATTCCAGAGGTTCTCAAATGGGGCCCTGTACACCCCTATGGGATCAAGGTGAGGTCCGTGAATAGCTTCCTGTTTCTTCCATGAAATTATTATCATAAATGGGTGTTCTGTATCAACATGGGGGAAATATTTTAACATGTCTAATATCTTTCTAATACCCCttgcatttttatttcacatgaCTAAGTATAAGTGTAAAAAACAATAGACAATATGTAAAATGATTCTAATAGACATATATGAGGAGGTCCCTTGTATATTCTTCCATAGGAGGTCCATGTGACTCATGGACCCAGACTTCATTAAAGAACACCTTCGAGTGGAGTCAGATGGAGAAATGACCAGTGTCACTAACTGACCTGGGTGTGTTAAAGCTGTTcggacacactgtctctgatgTACAGGCGCAGAAAGAGAAGAGCTCATACCTTAGAAGTGAAGAGACTGctgagcagctcctcctccagtgcTCGCTGCTCCTTGTCCACATCTGTGAGTGAGAGGTAAAAACAGACATGTAACCTTCAGCCAGATCTAATCAGGAGTTCAGTCCATCCTCCCTACTTCTGCTTGCTACAGGAGAAATGTCAAATAGACGTGGAAGTCCAGAATGATCTTTATCAATTTGTTTGGTGTCTTGACTTTATCATCATCTGCTAAGTTGACATTGTGATGTAAACTCCTCTCTCAGCGTACAGTGTTATTTATTACAGGCAACTTCAAGCATTCAACAGGTGACATGCTATTGATTTATGGAACTCTCTCTACTGAGAGTGAAACAGAATGTAATCAACCCAATGAAGCTTTATCCAAATCCATTATTTATTTGGTTGATAATATTTTTTCTGCATGAACAGGGCTTCATATTAATTTTCCCCATCTAACACAACGATTGCTCCATGGCTCATTAGACCCAAGTGGATTTAGATTCTTAAGCAGTTTACTGCATTCTGCATTTAACTGTAAAAtgaatgttcttcttcttttcatttggaatcaatgaaaaaggataataaGAAATATGGTTTGAATATGGTTTGTTTCTCTCTGGCATATTTAGAGTCTCATTCAaattcagggttagggttagggtttaaatGGATTTTAgaacattaaaataagaaattatTACACAGTGTCAATGAGGGAAAGGAGCTTAGAGGAGcttggaggggggggagggctTGTTGAATCAACTCACAACttggagagaaaataaaaataaaatttcttAAATTGAGGTTATCATGTATGCGTTTATATTCAAAGTAATTTAGTGTGGGGTTATAACGTTATCGGTCTCCTgtcacacaaagtcacacaacaTTAATGAAAGCAGATATCATCACAGTTATTTTGGCAGTCAGGGTATTCATTTAGAAAAACAGTGTTAGAAAACCACAACTGTGAAGACAATCTCCGAACTGCACGTATGTATTTTAACTGCAAACATATTTCCatcattaaaaatcaaattCCAAAAAGATACACCTGTTGCACACAGACAGTTCTATACTGTGAATAGCACTCGTGCCATTTTATCAAATTTTGTTGCTATGAATGAAGTCTCTGATTAAAGATAAATCCTAAAATGATACAAACACGTACACTCTGTTGTAAGAGCGGCACTGCCTACCTGTACAAAGTCCCCCGCAtgtgaaaaagagaaggagcatACACGCTAGCTGTGCCTGCATCTTGATGAAAGTACGAACAAAATCaaagaaactaaaataatgGAATCCAATCTGAAGAATTCACTCGGGAAGAATCTAGTCCATAAGGTTAAGGGTCAGCCCCAGACAGCTAAAAGAGACTGGAGGTTGACTGTGTAGTTGTGATCCTGCTGCTactgcctcttcttcttcttcttcttcttcctcctcctcttcgtcttcttctctcCCAGCTCTGAACAGCGCTACCCCTTCCTCACAGTTTTCTGGTTGGACGTGAAGTGAGGTGGGCTCCATTCCCTCAGTTTATAAGAGGCAACGTGATGTCAGAGGATCCCCCACCGccaccagctcctcttctccacACCCACCTTCCAAGCCATTAACTCAGCCCCCTCCACACATCCACCCATTCCTCCCTTCATATCCCCTCCTTTCACTGTGTCATTGTTTCATCAGACGTCACTTTAGCATCACACGGCGAAAGGTTTTGCGTCAGGGTTTTGGAGATTCGGTTATTTCACCTCGTAAATACACACAGTCTGAGGTTTGGTTCTTCTCTCATCTCCTGGGGAGGGGGTGCAGTGGTGATGTGGGAGGATGCACGACATAGATTCACTCTTTCTTTGTCTGTATTTTCAATTCAACAACTGAGTGTCAAGACTAACCAAATACCTGAAACGACATGCGTTAGCAGTCAGTTATTGTTACTAAATATTTTTATTCCAAGGTCAAATAATACCACTTACTTTATGgctgtttgttgttgtattaAAATCTATAATTATTTGTATCATATCTCATAACTAAATTTACAGTTAATTGTCTACATTTGAGAATCTCTAACCACAAGGTCCATGTTTTTTCTGTTCTGGAACATTTAACATCATAATCAAATTTCTATTTTCATGTCCATGACTGATAAAAAGCAGATGTTCAAGGTTCAACCATTCAGTTCATCCTTGgaatttgaaattaataaatTCTGTATGAGcataactgaaataaacaactgCTTTGTCCACCTCTGATTTGTCTCAGCACCAACAGAAAAAAATTAGCAAATGTGTAACCaaggaaaataatgaataaaaggaAAATTACAAAAAGTCATCCAGCTTCCACTAACATACTTCAATAATCAAGGCTATTCACTTTTCACTTTCCTTGTGATTTAGAGATCATTAAGACAACATGATATCAGTGTTTGGATTCTACAAGTGAAGGTGTTGCAGGTGCGTCATCACGCTGAGGATCTGCTTCAGTGAATGAGAAAGAAATTCAGAAGTGTTCTTTCCCAAGGAATGAGAAACAAAGGGAGAAGATCTTAAAAGCAACAGCTGATATCCAGCACATCCCCAGGGTCTATTGCACTGGGGATGGGAGCATTAAGACTATAAATCATCTGACAGAGTTTATGGACAATGTAAAATTAACAAATACGTGAGGCTCATTGTTTTATGTCTACAATATCCGTATGCTCTAGATATGATTAAACACGTTAATAAAACCATAACATGAAAGTATATCTCAAGATTATCACGTAAACACTCAAAGTGTTGTCCCCCTCTTGGATACAAGCACTGTAACATTCATAAAGACTGATTCTCTCTTGGCTTTGCAACTCTCAATAATCAAGGCATGTTAccttgtttatttttcctctttaacTTTTAAAGGTCCTTGGTGCACTAACACTAGTGGGTTGAATGTGATTAGGGACAGCGCAGCAAGAGCAGTACTGCATAACCTTTGTTAACATGTCATGTTAGAAGCAGGTTTGTAAAGCAGGCACAAGTTTGGACAGAGACTGGTTATATATGTATCATGGCTCCCACCGTGGCAGAAGTGTTGGCTTGATCTGCTACTGAACACCGTGTGTTTAGCAGTTTATAGAAATGAGGTGGCAAGTCCAAGAACTCATCTGTTCCTCCGTGGGCTTGAGGTGGAGAGGGTGAGTGGCTTCAGTGATGATCTCACCTGGACAATAAACACCACCGAGCTGGTCAATAAAGCACAACAGCTGCTGTACTtcgtgaggaggctgaggaaatGCGGCATGCCACCAAAGATCCTCAGCAACTTCTACTTCTGCATCATTGAGAGCATCTTGACCAACTGCATCACAGTTTGGGAGCTCCACTGCAGTGGACTGCAAGCGCTTGCAGAGAGTGGTACTGAGAGGATCAACAGGACATCACTACCCTCTCTGCACGACATCTACCACCACAGAGTCCAAAGATGAGCCTGCTCCATTGTCAAGAACCCccatcacacctgttcacacCTCTGAAGTGTGAAAAGCAGGTTGTTCAGACTGGGGAACAGCTTCTGTCCAACTGCCATCAGACTGTTCAACACTCACTGTAGCAGAAGGCAAAGTCAGAATTTAATTGTACAGGCCTGTATATCTGACAAGAAACACTTTGAACTTTAAACTTTAAGATAATATCTACACCAGATTACTGATTAACTCTACTTTAGgtttagttttaatttgatCATGAACATGAATTGATGTCCAATAACTGCAAAACCGGGAATGACAAGTAATGTCAGCGCTGAGTCATCCCCCCCACAGCTCTGTCGAGTTTATGCCAACCGCAACGATGCTTAAGCTAATGTTATTAGTTATGAGACGACAGGAGAGGATTACTCAGTAAGAGATGGGTAGAGTAGGGTATAAGGGTAGGTAGGGTCGGGGAGGTAGGGTGTAGGGTAGGGTAGGGTATGTAGGTAGGTAGGGTAAGCTAGGGTATTCAGTAAAGTAGGGTAGGTTAGGTCCTTGATTAATTTCTGCCTATTGCCAGCAGTAAAGTTGCTAATATCAAACTTCACAACATGTATTTAATGCAGTATACTTGATTTTAAGACTTACTAGCACCGGTTAGCTCAGCTAGGTTATTGTTGGCTAATACCTTGAAGGTATTTGGCTGTTAAATGCAGTGTAGGAGCAGGTCTTCTTCTCCCAGATTGGATGATCTTACTTCTGATTCGGTCTGATGGACAGTCAAACGGCAACGAGCCAATGGGCTGGTCAGCTCAGGAGTAAATACAGCTTTCCGTGTTGTCTGCTCAGGTAGGAAATGTGTGTATCCATCTCTTCAAGTTTGTAAAACCTCAGTTTTGAAAATATCcctttacaattattttattttgaatgcacaaaacatttctgcagctctaaaactgaaaaacacattaataatcTTGAATTTAGACATTCATGTACATGATGCAATTTTTGCATCCACACATAAGGTGATATACAACTGCAGAGTGTGAGATAAGCTCTGTGAGTAGCTACAGTGGGTAACGGTGTCCCTAAAGCATTTTGGAGCTGTGCTCACTATTGCAGCCTTGAGGGTGGTAAATTCTCAGTGGGCCTGAATGAcatgttaacatagctcatcgACCAGCTCAACAGATCCAGTGTTCCATGTGTAACTGGTTTACAGCACCATGGTGGGCAATTGACAGACGTGTATTCAGTGTTTATGTGCTCTGAAAGACATCGCAGCACGGAAGAGATGAAAGCAGTGAAAATACCTGTCATGTTTACACCAATGGAGCTGGAGCCATCTTTCTATATTAATGTGGAGAGGCCAATTGATTTTACAGGCATGCACTAACATATACATGCACGTGCATATAACATGATCACGTGGCCAGACCAGCTCCAATTACCAAGAACAGAAACGCTCACGCAACAAACACTGAGAAGCTGTGACTTCATTTTCTCCTCAAGACACTATGACACCAATATTTCCAGATGTTGGCAGCCATATTAATGTTTAACATCTTGTGTATAAATAACTTTAATATAAAGTAAATTCCGAGTTAGAACAACCTCAAAACATATGTCCTCTGTAAACAGAATTTGAAGCATGTGAAACAGTCTGGCGACAAAGCAGGTTATATTCCCCTGTATGTCAgaattttgtctttttcatttgaATCTAAATGGGATTGCAAAAGCCAAGAATTAAATTGTCTTCAATATGACCACAGCTGACAAACTGTAATAACATCTTAGCATAAATTGACTTACTTTTGTCTTTTCGTCGCACAATTAGATTTATTTGTAGAGGAGCCCATAATGAAACCAATATGCAGAATGGCATTTATATATGTTGTAATACATAATGCAATTTTACTGCTATTCATTATGCtgatctttaacattgtgacatAGGGTGTTCTTCTACATTTTCCTTGAattctcaaagaataattcatggatcctgaaGGAAacagtcagacatgtttaggggactgatgtgTATGATATATAGTTTGATATTTTGACGCAGATCCTAATAAAATTTTagatttagtgaatttaaatgtggtttgataAGAGGACTATTAGGCCTTGCCAGCAGCATCCGCTCTGCTGCCATTGTGGTTTGTGAATGATGAATGATATTGGGTCACTTTTTAGTTTTCAAATCCATAATGCATTTCTGCACTCTTTTATTCAGATGACCTGATCTTTTTTAGTTCAAGTCTCAGTTTA
Above is a genomic segment from Pleuronectes platessa chromosome 7, fPlePla1.1, whole genome shotgun sequence containing:
- the nts gene encoding neurotensin/neuromedin N translates to MQAQLACMLLLFFTCGGLCTDVDKEQRALEEELLSSLFTSKMRQNKQSAPYWRMSLSNLCRMVSSLRQDTWSGEEREEGKLRGESLQMQEELYSLQHICRALQSREERLFHDSLEYLEENGNTLLKRKSPYILKRQAAHTTKSRRPYILKRSTDY